One region of Vigna angularis cultivar LongXiaoDou No.4 chromosome 10, ASM1680809v1, whole genome shotgun sequence genomic DNA includes:
- the LOC108334886 gene encoding uncharacterized protein LOC108334886 — translation MENWEQSHESIKADVSQLKDQMAQILAALEALKTTGGVTPAQVEGSAQYYPPLFNAGSQSVSFPMYGLPPGYTPPVGEYTEGEQTSFSFPTTANVPPISTQGPVVMFAPMVNEGMHASMTDGIRVTPVPPVITGEGFSTRAAPYTSFQGITSNVDGAKDKLESLEARLRAVEGYESYGFGDVSRLSLVPGVKIPHKFKAPDFEKYKGNTCPKSHLTMFCRKMAAYAYDEQLLIHVFQDSLAGVALNWYTHLEPTRIRCWADLADAFVKQYIYNTHVAPDRLQLQNMSKKDNESFKEYAQRWRELAAQVEPPLYDREMVAMFVNTLQPPFYEHMVGNVSSNFADIIVIGEQIEIGLKNGKIAYGPSVVANSKKPNFNSGKRKEGDVHATSATPVWRGQAPTHNYRPYWGQHPHAANASFGHQIRPQQQPGYYQPQYIPTNDWRGGANVGSNMNVGPKTYPRRNQERNYVNFTPIPTTYMELLPHLIKQGLVVVCPLKPLQPPYPRGYDADAKCSYHGGAAGHSTERCLAFKHKVQTLIDSGWLKFQEDKPNIEANPLSGHGSASTNAVEVKEHELVRNVKEVRSSRRFILEALLKVGILKGDYDESMACALHPDAEHSIEECVKFEEILQDLLDRGLMQVCYKREEGDVFAQTGDESGMILPEPLVIRFTKTTSIPPTQGRSLVVIRVPAPFPYKNEKAVPWRYGTHASSEEQSVDPAVKNILGIGGMTRSGRIFTSPELARERVNDKEATMAAKAKEFLKGKGAQTEEIPDKEERREVSEEEACEFLKFIQQSEYKVVEQLNRMPARISLLDLLMHSASHRKLLMKILSEAHVEQGISLNKFEGIVGNIVANNYLTFTDEEIPAEGRGHNKALHISVKCLDHVIARVLVDNGSSLNVMPKATLEKLPCEGMHMRPSSMIVRAFDGSKREVMGEVELPMQVGPCVFQITFQVMDILPAYSCLLGRRWIHSAGVVPSTLHQKLKYVMGDKLVIVSGEEDLLVSGPSSTRYIEAAEEALETAFQSLEIVGNACVESFPVNPRLSCASIMMAKIMLKEGYIYGEGLGKYRQGRAFPLEIIENKNIYGLGYKPTKEDRKRMIEERKERSLDRAERRGPRESKIHIVDIKESFRSAGWINTGQIAAVEDEERPQSLSFVWACSPDTQLNNWETLDLPVMLNVNKICDNGYFENNDINVPNFEHPINNTEDDFEDDVEPSPELLRLVEQESKEIKPHQEEIEILNLGEKDEIREVKIGTSMKMEVRERLRVLLKEFKDVFAWSYNDMPGLDTDIVQHRLPLKPECPPVKQKLRRMKPEMSLKIKEEVQKQFDAGFLAVARYPQWVANVVPVPKKDGKVRMCVDYRDLNRASPKDNFLLPHIDTLVDNTAKFSLFSFMDGFSGYNQIKMAPEDMEKTTFITLWRTFCYKVMSFGLKNAGATYQRAMVTLFHDMMHKEIEVYVDDMIAKSESEEEHIFNLRKLFERLRKYKLRLNPAKCTFGVKFGKLLGFIVSQRGVEVDPDKVRAITEMSAPRTEKEVRGFLGRLNYIARFISQLTATCEPMFKLLRKNQAVVWNEDCQVAFEKIKQYLQDPPVLRPPMPGRPLILYLTVLDNSMGCVLGQHDEDGKREHAIYYLSKRFTDCEQRYSSLERTCCALTWAAHRLRQYMLSHSTWLISKMDPIKYIFEKPALTGRIARWQMLLSEYDIVYVTQKSIKGSALAEFLAHQPISDYQPMQPEFPDEDIMALFAENRDDKNEKAWTVLFDGASNVMGHGIGAVLISPKNQYIPMTTRLCFNCTNNIAEYEACAMGIRAAIESKVKILDVYGDSALVIHQLKGEWETRDTKLIPYQAYIRGLIEYFDSITFNHIPREDNQLADALATLSSMFEVDQDAELPMIEMKSHAEPTYCHFIEEEEDEKASENDKRALRRLVGSFILSGDILYKRNHDMVLLRCVDAKEAELILKEVHKGTFGTHMNGHSMARKILRAGYFWLTMENDCCTHVRKCEKCQVYANNINVPPTTLNVLSAPWPFSMWGIDVIGAIEPKASNGHRFILVAIDYFTKWVEAASYANVTRKVVTKFIKRELICRYGLPNRIITDNATNLNNQMMTELCEEFKIHHLNSSPYRPKMNGAVEAANKNIKKIVQKMVVTYKDWHEMLPFALHGYRTSVRTSTGAMPFSLVYGMEAVLPFEVEIPSLRVLMETQLEEAEWVQARFDQLNLIDEKRLTAVCHGQLYQRRMKKAFDKKVHPREFHEGELVLKKILPIQKDHRGKWTPNYEGPFVVKKAFSGGALILTRMDGEELPLPVNSDVVKKFYA, via the exons ATGGAGAATTGGGAGCAGTCACACGAATCTATTAAGGCCGATGTCAGCCAGTTGAAGGATCAGATGGCCCAGATTTTGGCGGCTCTCGAAGCCCTGAAGACTACGGGAGGGGTGACCCCTGCGCAAGTTGAGGGAAGTGCTCAATATTACCCTCCGTTGTTCAATGCGGGGAGCCAATCTGTTTCATTCCCAATGTATGGATTGCCTCCAGGTTACACCCCACCTGTGGGAGAATACACAGAAGGGGAGCAGACTTCATTCTCTTTCCCTACCACTGCTAACGTACCGCCAATCAGTACTCAGGGACCTGTTGTAATGTTTGCACCTATGGTAAATGAAGGGATGCATGCAAGCATGACTGATGGAATACGAGTAACCCCGGTGCCACCTGTGATTACCGGAGAGGGCTTTTCTACAAGGGCTGCGCCATATACTTCGTTTCAGGGGATAACTAGTAATGTTGATGGGGCGAAGGATAAACTGGAGAGCCTAGAGGCAAGATTGAGGGCTGTTGAGGGGTATGAAAGTTATGGATTTGGGGATGTTTCTAGATTGAGCTTGGTTCCTGGCGTCAAAATACCACATAAGTTCAAAGCGCCAGATTTTGAGAAGTATAAGGGAAATACATGCCCAAAGAGCCATCTAACCATGTTTTGCAGAAAGATGGCTGCATATGCTTATGATGAGCAGCTGCTCATCCATGTTTTTCAAGATAGTTTGGCAGGAGTGGCGTTAAACTGGTATACCCATTTAGAGCCGACTCGAATTCGTTGTTGGGCGGACTTGGCTGATGCTTTTGTGAAgcagtatatatataatacacatGTTGCGCCAGATCGTTTACAGCTGCAAAACATGTCAAAGAAAGACAACGAAAGTTTTAAGGAGTATGCTCAGCGGTGGAGGGAATTGGCTGCACAAGTTGAGCCACCTTTGTATGATAGAGAAATGGTGGCAATGTTTGTAAATACGCTCCAACCACCATTCTATGAACATATGGTGGGAAATGTATCTTCAAATTTTGCCGATATCATCGTGATAGGCGAGCAGATAGAGATCGGGTTGAAGAATGGGAAGATTGCATATGGCCCATCGGTGGTTGCAAATTCCAAAAAACCCAATTTCAACtcaggaaaaagaaaggaaggagaTGTGCATGCAACATCTGCAACCCCGGTGTGGAGAGGTCAGGCTCCCACTCATAACTATCGACCATACTGGGGTCAACATCCACATGCAGCTAACGCGTCATTTGGTCATCAAATTAGGCCTCAACAACAACCAGGGTACTATCAACCACAATACATTCCGACGAATGATTGGAGGGGAGGGGCAAACGTAGGTTCCAATATGAATGTGGGTCCAAAAACTTATCCAAGAAGGAACCAAGAAAGAAATTATGTTAACTTTACCCCAATTCCTACTACTTATATGGAATTATTGCCTCATCTTATCAAACAAGGTCTGGTTGTCGTTTGTCCCCTGAAGCCTTTGCAGCCTCCATACCCAAGAGGTTATGATGCAGATGCAAAGTGTAGTTATCATGGAGGGGCCGCTGGTCATTCCACTGAGAGGTGTCTGGCTTTCAAGCATAAAGTGCAGACTCTAATTGATTCTGGGTGGTTAAAGTTCCAAGAGGATAAGCCTAATATTGAGGCCAATCCTTTATCTGGGCATGGAAGTGCTTCGACGAATGCTGTCGAAGTGAAAGAACATGAGCTGGTGAGGAATGTGAAAGAAGTCAGGAGCTCTAGGAGGTTTATTTTGGAGGCGTTGCTGAAAGTGGGTATCTTGAAGGGTGATTATGATGAGAGTATGGCATGCGCGCTCCACCCAGATGCTGAGCACTCTATTGAGGAGTGTGTTAAGTTTGAAGAAATTCTGCAAGACTTGTTAGATCGTGGCCTGATGCAGGTATGCTACAAGAGGGAAGAGGGAGATGTATTTGCACAAACTGGTGATGAATCCGGTATGATTTTACCAGAACCATTGGTGATTCGTTTCACTAAGACTACCTCTATCCCACCAACTCAAGGAAGGTCGCTCGTTGTTATCCGTGTACCAGCTCCTTTTCCTTACAAGAACGAAAAAGCCGTCCCATGGAGATATGGGACGCATGCGTCAAGCGAAGAACAAAGCGTTGACCCTGCCGTCAAAAACATATTAGGGATAGGTGGAATGACTAGGAGTGGTCGAATTTTCACGTCACCAGAGTTGGCACGAGAAAGAGTCAATGATAAGGAAGCAACGATGGCCGCGAAGGCAAAAGAATTCTTAAAGGGGAAGGGTGCACAAACAGAGGAGATCCCCGACAAGGAAGAGAGGAGAGAAGTTTCTGAAGAGGAGgcttgtgaatttttaaaattcatacaaCAAAGTGAATACAAGGTGGTGGAACAGTTAAACCGTATGCCTGCTCGTATATCCTTGTTAGACTTGCTCATGCATTCAGCATCACACAGAAAGTTGCTAATGAAGATACTCAGTGAGGCTCACGTGGAGCAAGGCATTTCGTTGAATAAATTCGAGGGTATTGTTGGCAATATTGTTGCTAATAATTATCTCACCTTTACGGATGAAGAGATACCTGCTGAAGGAAGAGGGCATAACAAGGCTCTTCACATCTCTGTGAAATGCTTGGATCATGTTATAGCACGTGTTTTAGTGGACAATGGGTCCTCTCTGAATGTCATGCCGAAAGCAACCTTGGAAAAGCTACCTTGCGAAGGAATGCATATGAGGCCGAGTTCAATGATTGTGAGGGCGTTTGATGGTAGCAAACGAGAGGTGATGGGAGAGGTGGAATTACCAATGCAAGTTGGCCCGTGTGTTTTTCAAATAACATTCCAGGTTATGGATATTCTGCCTGCTTATAGCTGTCTGCTGGGACGCCGATGGATCCATTCGGCTGGGGTTGTGCCTTCTACACTACACCAGAAGTTGAAGTATGTGATGGGAGATAAGCTGGTGATAGTATCAGGAGAAGAGGATCTTCTTGTGAGTGGGCCATCATCTACGCGCTACATCGAGGCGGCTGAAGAAGCTCTCGAGACAGCCTTCCAGTCGTTGGAGATTGTGGGAAATGCTTGTGTGGAATCGTTTCCAGTAAATCCTCGTCTATCATGTGCTTCTATTATGATGGCCAAGATTATGCTAAAAGAGGGCTATATATATGGGGAAGGTTTGGGCAAATATCGGCAGGGGCGAGCATTCCCTCTAGAAATCATTGAAAACAAGAACATATATGGTTTGGGGTACAAACCTACCAAGGAAGACAGGAAAAGgatgattgaagaaagaaaagaacgcAGTCTGGACCGTGCAGAAAGACGAGGGCCCCGAGAGAGCAAAATTCACATTGTCGACATCAAGGAAAGCTTCCGCAGTGCTGGGTGGATCAACACTGGCCAGATAGCAGCTGTGGAGGATGAAGAAAGGCCTCAAAGTTTGAGCTTTGTGTGGGCTTGCTCCCCTGATACTCAACTCAACAATTGGGAAACGCTGGATTTACCTGTGATGCTTAATGTGAACAAAat ATGTGACAatggttattttgaaaataacgaTATCAATGTTCCTAATTTTGAGCACCCTATCAATAATACGGAAGATGATTTCGAAGATGATGTGGAACCCTCTCCAGAATTGTTGAGATTAGTGGAACAAGAATCTAAGGAGATAAAACCCCATCAGGAGGAGATTGAAATACTCAACTTGGGAGAGAAGGATGAGATAAGGGAGGTGAAAATCGGTACTAGTATGAAAATGGAAGTGAGGGAAAGATTGCGTGTCCTGTTGAAGGAATTTAAAGATGTGTTCGCATGGTCTTACAATGACATGCCGGGTCTGGATACCGATATTGTGCAGCATAGGCTCCCACTCAAGCCGGAATGCCCTCCAGtcaagcaaaaactaagaaggATGAAGCCGGAAATGTCACTAAAAATTAAAGAGGAAGTCCAAAAGCAATTTGACGCAGGATTTTTGGCTGTGGCAAGGTACCCACAATGGGTAGCGAATGTTGTACCAGTGCCTAAGAAGGATGGGAAAGTTCGAATGTGTGTTGACTATCGTGATTTGAATCGTGCAAGTCCGAAAGATAATTTCCTGTTACCACACATTGATACTCTAGTTGATAATACGGCCAAATTTTCGTTATTTTCGTTCATGGACGGATTCTcgggatataatcaaattaaaatggcGCCGGAGGATATGGAAAAAACGACCTTTATCACGTTATGGCGAACATTTTGTTATAAGGTGATGTCTTTCGGACTCAAGAATGCTGGAGCAACATACCAAAGGGCAATGGTGACACTCTTTCATGATATGATGCATAAGGAAATTGAagtttatgtggatgacatgattgCAAAGTCGGAGTCAGAAGAGGAGCATATTTTCAATCTAAGGAAATTATTTGAGAGACTGAGAAAGTACAAACTCAGGTTAAATCCCGCCAAATGCACGTTTGGAGTAAAgtttggaaaattgttgggCTTTATTGTCAGCCAAAGAGGGGTAGAAGTTGATCCTGACAAAGTAAGAGCGATAACGGAAATGTCTGCGCCCAGAACAGAAAAGGAGGTTCGAGGTTTTCTGGGAAGGCTGAACTACATTGCTAGGTTCATCTCCCAATTAACTGCTACTTGTGAACCAATGTTTAAGTTGCTACGGAAAAACCAGGCTGTAGTCTGGAATGAAGATTGTCAAGTTGCTTTCGAAAAGATCAAACAATACCTGCAGGACCCTCCTGTATTGCGTCCACCTATGCCAGGAAGACCGCTCATTTTGTATTTGACCGTATTGGATAATTCAATGGGTTGTGTATTGGGTCAGCATGATGAAGACGGGAAAAGAGAGCATGCCATATATTACTTGAGCAAGAGGTTCACAGATTGCGAACAACGATATTCGTCGTTAGAGCGAACTTGTTGTGCACTGACGTGGGCTGCTCATCGTTTAAGGCAATACATGTTGAGTCACTCTACTTGGTTGATATCTAAAATGGATCCTATCAAGTACATTTTCGAAAAGCCCGCTCTCACTGGAAGGATAGCTCGATGGCAGATGCTACTATCGGAGTACGACATTGTATATGTTACTCAGAAATCTATCAAGGGTAGCGCTTTAGCAGAATTTTTAGCCCATCAGCCCATTAGTGATTATCAGCCGATGCAACCTGAGTTTCCTGATGAAGATATCATGGCTTTATTTGCTGAGAACAGAgatgacaaaaatgaaaaagccTGGACGGTATTATTCGATGGGGCATCGAATGTAATGGGGCATGGAATAGGGGCAGTGCTTATCTCTCCTAAGAATCAATACATTCCAATGACGACAAGGTTGTGTTTTAATTGCACGAATAATATCGCCGAATATGAAGCATGTGCTATGGGTATTAGAGCAGCAATAGAGTCTAAAGTAAAAATTCTGGATGTATATGGAGATTCAGCTTTGGTCATCCATCAATTGAAGGGAGAATGGGAGACTAGGGATACTAAATTAATTCCATACCAAGCTTACATCAGGGGATTAATTGAGTATTTCGATTCCATCACGTTTAATCATATACCGCGAGAAGATAATCAATTAGCAGACGCGTTGGCCACCTTGTCGTCGATGTTTGAAGTTGATCAAGATGCAGAATTGCCAATGATTGAAATGAAGAGTCATGCGGAGCCAACTTATTGTCATTTCATcgaggaggaagaagatg AGAAGGCATCCGAAAACGATAAAAGGGCGTTAAGGAGGTTGGTTGGCAGCTTCATTTTGAGTGGGGATATTTTATATAAGAGGAATCATGACATGGTTCTCCTTAGATGCGTAGATGCAAAAGAAGCCGAGCTGATACTAAAAGAAGTACACAAGGGTACATTTGGCACGCACATGAATGGGCACTCAATGGCCAGGAAGATACTAAGAGCGGGGTATTTTTGGTTGACTATGGAAAATGATTGTTGTACACATGTGAGAAAGTGTGAGAAATGCCAGGTGTACGCAAATAATATCAATGTGCCACCCACGACCTTGAACGTGTTGTCTGCGCCATGGCCCTTTTCGATGTGGGGAATAGATGTCATCGGAGCTATAGAGCCAAAGGCATCAAATGGACACCGTTTCATATTAGTCGCAATCGATTACTTCACCAAATGGGTTGAGGCTGCTTCTTATGCTAATGTGACTAGAAAGGTGGTGACCAAGTTCATAAAAAGGGAGTTGATTTGCAGATACGGGCTCCCTAATAGGATCATCACTGATAATGCCACTAACTTGAACAACCAGATGATGACAGAGTTATGTGAGgagttcaaaattcatcatcttaATTCTTCTCCTTATCGTCCGAAGATGAATGGGGCAGTGGAGGCTGctaacaaaaatatcaagaagATTGTGCAGAAGATGGTGGTCACATATAAGGATTGGCATGAAATGCTTCCTTTTGCTTTACATGGTTATCGCACTTCGGTACGAACATCGACTGGGGCAATGCCTTTCTCGCTTGTATATGGAATGGAGGCAGTACTTCCATTTGAAGTGGAAATTCCGTCCTTACGAGTTTTAATGGAAACCCAATTAGAAGAGGCTGAGTGGGTTCAAGCTCGTTTCGACCAGCTCAATCTCATCGATGAAAAAAGATTAACAGCAGTATGCCATGGACAATTGTaccaaagaagaatgaagaaggcATTTGACAAAAAGGTACATCCAAGAGAATTTCATGAAGGTGAACTGGTGTTGAAGAAGATCCTACCTATACAAAAAGATCATAGAGGCAAATGGACTCCAAATTATGAAGGGCCATTTGTAGTGAAAAAAGCATTTTCTGGTGGGGCACTAATTCTCACGAGAATGGACGGAGAGGAGTTACCATTGCCAGTTAATTCTGATGTAGTAAAAAAGTTTTACGCATGA